Proteins found in one Kluyveromyces marxianus DMKU3-1042 DNA, complete genome, chromosome 2 genomic segment:
- the ISC10 gene encoding Isc10p: MDVLLNENSGPCLTAVTQFQKVKPISKTPALKEQVLNSINVKRAIDNDTLELVEYIRSPEPAIVRQARDLTGTSVDTHLTTPLYESVTASGPIASPFVPPSGRTIDSNALNGEPSAVVPVHIVNIDIPGHYRDIPALLPDTAPLDLTCLGNKHEPGYDVGPLKAVQDGSDLRENDLLKMEWKLLQILSCERDENKQFPAFAKEMELREKSAQSRWYHYPLYYVFGVDTTGFFQLKDEFDWYVNHPWSSFDQVESEFWDLEPEEDGDDSRDAADLSYSVCGSDDAELTLPISGISERSLDRYLP, from the coding sequence ATGGACGTTCTCTTAAACGAAAATTCGGGACCTTGTTTGACTGCGGTGACACAATTCCAGAAGGTTAAACCCATCTCGAAGACGCCTGCCCTTAAGGAACAGGTTTTGAATTCCATTAATGTCAAGAGAGCTATAGATAATGATACGTTGGAATTGGTGGAGTACATTCGGAGCCCTGAGCCAGCCATTGTGAGACAAGCCCGTGATTTGACTGGAACATCTGTCGATACACACTTGACAACCCCGTTATATGAGTCTGTCACGGCTAGTGGTCCTATAGCGTCCCCTTTTGTTCCACCAAGTGGCCGTACTATTGACAGTAATGCTCTCAATGGAGAACCGTCAGCAGTAGTACCAGTGCATATTGTCAATATAGACATTCCAGGACACTACAGAGACATCCCAGCGCTTTTGCCGGACACTGCACCCTTGGATCTCACATGCTTAGGGAATAAGCATGAACCAGGTTACGATGTAGGGCCTTTGAAAGCAGTCCAGGACGGAAGTGATCTACGTGAGAACgatttattgaaaatggaatggaaactacttcaaattctttcGTGTGAGCGCGACGAGAACAAGCAGTTCCCAGCATTTGCCAAGGAAATGGAGTTACGTGAAAAATCCGCTCAATCCAGATGGTACCATTACCCTCTATACTACGTATTTGGCGTCGACACTACCGGgttctttcaattgaagGATGAATTTGACTGGTATGTGAACCACCCATGGTCTTCTTTTGACCAAGTGGAGTCAGAATTCTGGGATTTGGAACCGGAGGAAGATGGTGATGATAGTAGAGATGCGGCTGATCTATCCTACTCCGTTTGTGGCTCAGATGACGCTGAGCTCACTCTCCCTATTTCAGGAATTTCGGAAAGATCCCTTGACCGCTATCTACCTTGA
- the VMS1 gene encoding Vms1p — translation MSDHIQKNDLYVYDLADDVLSSLEVIYFNSELEEVQIKRTEEPKPVVKPITKSKRVYSCTSCHIEKFSDGNGDYRSHFKSDFHKFNLKRVIKGLDPVDELQFSKLISENRDSKMEKAGTNDEEDSDSSTDSGSDSDSESEERNDDGNDAQDELDTIIEAEVQNLNIRDDDSDAGVVSHLNTQSPLVFLRSNKLPEGKVFGVYKCLFSKNGLQHPLKSISTWKEQDQSQKFSVLFMIGGGHFAGAIVSHQRVASSGNSGKKSKLSVQEQSVQFLEQKTFHRYTTRRKQGGSQSANDNAKGKANSAGSTLRRYNEAALRADVQSLLKDWEPYISKAENIFIRAKSVSDRKIFLDNTCISKDDPRLKSFPFTTMRPTSHELKRAWCDLTYLTINDKPQPKVKKVIPATQPMKSTSKRSTPEPSSQPSEEEQHSEKLISMIQKSKAPLLISYIRKNGIDINFRLQPSSEYHHNPTMLHFASANGYKHMVLVLLSTLKADPTITNENGKTAWDLAKDNSIRESFQLARHNLGEDYTNWAESHIGEPLSTEEIEDRRQKLMLEEESQKKQLIEKELQAVKERIKEEKEAKRGPGRQLDSSAPNAQINLNSLSENQRLRLMREQRARAAEARMKKFSGN, via the coding sequence ATGTCAGATCATATTCAGAAGAATGATTTGTACGTTTATGACCTAGCTGACGATGTATTATCATCGTTGGAAGTAATATACTTCAATTctgaattggaagaagtcCAAATAAAACGAActgaagaaccaaaaccagTTGTTAAACCGATTACCAAAAGTAAGCGCGTGTACTCCTGTACCTCATGTCATATTGAGAAGTTTTCAGATGGTAATGGTGACTACCGTTCGCACTTCAAGTCTGATTTCCACAAGTTTAATTTGAAGAGAGTCATCAAGGGACTTGACCCTGTGGATGAATTGCAGTTCTCCAAGTTGATTAGTGAAAATCGAGACAGtaaaatggaaaaagctGGAActaatgatgaagaagacagTGACTCTTCTACTGATTCTGGCTCTGACTCAGATTCTGAAAgcgaagaaagaaatgatgatggtaaTGATGCTCAAGATGAATTGGACACAATTATTGAAGCAGAAGTCCAAAACCTTAACATTAGAGACGATGATAGTGACGCTGGGGTTGTATCTCATTTAAACACTCAGTCTCCTTTGGTATTTTTACGTTCTAATAAGTTGCCAGAAGGTAAAGTCTTTGGCGTATACAAGTGTCTATTTAGCAAGAATGGTTTACAGCATCCTTTGAAATCCATCAGCACATGGAAGGAACAAGATCAATCCCAGAAATTCTCCGTCCTCTTCATGATTGGTGGTGGTCATTTTGCTGGAGCAATTGTATCGCATCAAAGAGTTGCTAGTAGTGGTAACAGTGGTAAGAAGTCAAAACTCTCTGTTCAAGAGCAGTCTGTTCAATTCTTGGAGCAAAAAACCTTTCACAGATATACAACTAGAAGGAAACAGGGTGGTTCTCAGTCAGCAAATGACAATGCTAAGGGAAAGGCAAATTCAGCGGGTTCCACCTTACGTAGATACAATGAGGCGGCTTTGAGAGCAGATGTTCAATCTTTGCTCAAGGACTGGGAACCTTATATTTCGAAGGCAGAGAATATCTTCATTAGGGCTAAAAGCGTTTCAGATAGAAAAATATTCTTGGATAATACATGCATCTCCAAGGATGACCCCAGACTCAAATCATTCCCTTTCACGACTATGCGTCCCACTTCTCATGAACTCAAACGTGCTTGGTGTGATCTTACATATTTGACTATTAATGATAAACCACAGCCAAAAGTAAAGAAAGTCATACCAGCGACACAGCCTATGAAAAGTACATCTAAACGGTCAACGCCTGAACCTTCATCTCAACCAAGTGAGGAGGAGCAACATAGTGAGAAACTTATATCCATGATACAAAAAAGTAAGGCACCCTTATTGATCTCGTATATTAGAAAAAATGGTATCGATATCAACTTTAGATTACAACCTTCATCCGAGTACCACCATAACCCAACTATGTTACATTTTGCTTCTGCTAATGGATACAAGCACatggtattggtattgttgtCTACACTAAAGGCTGATCCAACAATCACAAATGAGAACGGCAAAACAGCATGGGATTTAGCGAAGGATAATTCTATTAGGGAAAGTTTCCAGCTTGCTCGTCATAACTTAGGTGAAGATTACACTAACTGGGCAGAAAGCCATATTGGAGAACCTCTCTCAACGGAAGAGATAGAAGATCGGCGTCAAAAATTGAtgcttgaagaagaatctcagaagaagcagctgatagagaaagaattgcAAGCGGTGAAAGAGagaataaaagaagaaaaagaagcaaagcGCGGCCCTGGTAGACAACTTGACTCTTCTGCTCCAAACGCGCAAATTAATTTGAATTCATTGTCAGAAAACCAAAGGTTAAGGTTGATGAGGGAACAGAGGGCTCGTGCGGCAGAAGCCagaatgaagaaattttCTGGCAATTGA
- the ARP10 gene encoding Arp10p, with translation MTVVAVVDISSSHIEVGFAGHSRSVAKIQRDIEWLDDDMLTYKTCRTWFHDVLLCDSKDAKVVISEPLWLSMKRKLRISKVLFNRLRVNSITFLPNCLGVFIGAGIKNGLYIEVDAQHTELMPVFEGRLLDLFSQSSKVGYDDMSSLQKDLSNVTLEDTDALSLPMLVSTLRKKLPIDLRNAVLKQLVVVSRNNVVLSYLKEQNKDASVVESLGSWIGTSIYTWCNLMKGLPDDLEVKRIDFEQHGKIPDWSLHKFEM, from the coding sequence ATGACAGTCGTAGCCGTTGTTGATATTAGCAGTTCTCATATTGAAGTTGGGTTTGCTGGTCATTCTAGAAGCGTAGCTAAGATCCAGAGAGATATAGAATGGCTAGACGATGATATGCTGACCTACAAGACATGCAGAACTTGGTTTCATGACGTATTACTTTGTGACTCTAAAGATGCAAAGGTTGTTATATCTGAACCTTTGTGGCTTTCGATGAAGCGAAAGTTACGTATAAGCAAGGTTTTGTTTAACCGTTTAAGAGTAAACTCTATAACCTTCCTACCTAATTGTCTTGGTGTATTTATCGGAGCTGGGATTAAAAATGGATTGTATATAGAAGTTGATGCTCAGCACACAGAATTGATGCCGGTTTTTGAAGGGAGGTTGCTGGATTTATTCTCCCAATCTAGTAAAGTTGGATACGATGATATGTCTAGTTTACAAAAGGATTTATCGAATGTTACACTTGAAGACACCGATGCATTATCACTACCGATGCTTGTCAGTACACTACGAAAAAAACTTCCAATTGACCTTAGAAATGCAGTGCTTAAACAATTAGTTGTGGTCAGTCGAAATAATGTCGTTTTGTCTTATTTGAAAGAGCAGAATAAAGATGCGTCTGTTGTGGAAAGTTTGGGTTCCTGGATCGGAACGTCGATATACACCTGGTGCAATTTGATGAAAGGTCTTCCGGATGATTTAGAGGTGAAACGGATAGATTTTGAGCAACATGGTAAAATTCCCGACTGGAGCTTGCACAAATTTGAAATGTGA
- the RDH54 gene encoding DNA-dependent ATPase RDH54 — protein MNQYVNKPFKPPRMVGRSTSSDTLVEKNPKLNRNSKRSLTAPANTNTNVKTKIHSTDLAKRSHTLPVQNSSNGTSVAPSAIFTANYRRVTTKKNKTWDGDGYASLLSDDKIKFFNEAGTSLGSVQIKGRDLYETVFRVGSNEFQLDYKISDPEELSSVQDICRIKGNSLSKTTDSLSLKRQKIDTSIPDNKSPIQTFIPRVTTKFRPAIKNNYNRTVVSAPIGDKILKSMPAKSALPPLSEKLIGEITYCPVFDPLSIDNPLTMNKSQDSKVDVVVDPVLSKFLRPHQREGVKFLYDCVMGLEHKKSDKSEIVNKTDDIKGCLLADEMGLGKTLMTITLIWTLLKQTPYPTLINQRGVPLVGEISKVLIVCPVTLISNWKKEFKKWLSMNRIGVLTLHNRNTPAEDKAQVRNFLKVPKTYQVLIIGYEKLLSVKDELQSHKEKPDIVVCDEGHRLKNKDSKILKALQSLDIEKKIILSGTPIQNDLEEFFTIIDFINPGILGSFSGFKREYINPIVRSRDVNAKHNEMLLEQGLMKSKELIDITKQFILRRTNDLLNQYLPPRTDLIIFCRPTNDQITAFAEILNRGRFNFSNMTFNSSLGLITLFKKICNSTSLIEGDSFYNEKLKTQNNTVKSSSSSGKLKVLLALLQEIKSKTEEKVVVVSNYTQTLDIIENHCSSLGFSIARLDGTTATKNRGDIVNSFNNNPSTFVFLLSAKSGGVGLNLIGASRLVLFDNDWNPSIDLQAMSRIHRDGQKKPCYIYRLVTTGCIDEKILQRQLMKIALSKKFLDDNKKQSSNDDDLFQQEELKDLFTVNTSTLSNTHDLICNCNGEAEDFEAEEDVEEEEEEEGSKKEKSIELQEHIPTRSSKPTWTSALEMKKYIEEEESEKQGSKSELVRNCLSGYKHIDPQRTEDLIDESISNVFNEMRDCITYAFVKDT, from the coding sequence ATGAACCAATATGTCAATAAGCCGTTCAAACCTCCTCGGATGGTAGGTAGATCGACCAGTTCAGATACCCTTGTTGagaaaaatccaaaacttaATAGGAACTCTAAACGCTCCTTAACAGCGCCTGCaaatactaatactaatgTTAAAACCAAAATTCATAGTACCGATTTGGCGAAAAGATCTCATACATTACCAGTTCAAAATTCATCTAATGGCACATCAGTGGCTCCCTCAGCAATATTCACTGCTAATTATAGACGTGTGActactaaaaaaaataaaacatgGGATGGAGATGGATATGCAAGTCTTCTAAGTGACGATAAGATCAAGTTTTTCAACGAGGCTGGTACTTCGTTAGGTTCTGTCCAAATCAAAGGAAGAGACTTGTATGAAACTGTTTTCAGGGTCGGTTCAAACGAATTTCAATTAGACTATAAGATTAGTGATCCGGAGGAATTATCATCTGTTCAGGATATTTGCCGAATCAAAGGCAATTCATTGTCTAAAACTACAGATTCATTATCGttgaaaagacaaaaaatCGACACATCGATACCAGACAATAAATCACCTATTCAAACTTTCATTCCAAGGGTAACGACAAAGTTTAGACCAGCTATTAAGAATAACTATAATAGAACGGTGGTTTCGGCTCCAATCGGTGACAAGATTTTGAAATCCATGCCCGCTAAATCTGCTCTACCACCCTTAAGTGAAAAACTGATTGGCGAAATAACATACTGCCCAGTATTTGATCCATTGTCAATAGATAATCCACTAACTATGAATAAATCTCAAGACAGTAAAGTTGACGTCGTAGTTGATCCCGTTCTTAGTAAATTTCTTAGACCACATCAACGCGAAGGTGTCAAATTTCTATACGATTGTGTGATGGGCCTAGAACATAAGAAAAGCGATAAGAGTGAGATTGTTAACAAAACTGATGATATCAAAGGCTGTTTATTAGCAGATGAAATGGGTCTAGGGAAAACATTAATGACAATAACGTTAATCTGGACTTTGCTGAAACAAACTCCTTATCCAACATTGATCAACCAACGCGGAGTTCCACTTGTCGGCGAGATATCGAAAGTTTTAATAGTTTGTCCGGTAACTTTAATTagcaattggaaaaaagaattcaagaagTGGCTTTCCATGAATAGGATCGGTGTTTTAACTTTGCACAACAGGAACACTCCTGCTGAAGATAAAGCCCAGGTAAGAAATTTTTTGAAGGTACCAAAAACTTATCAAGTTTTAATTATTGGATATGAGAAGTTACTTAGTGTGAAAGATGAACTTCAAAGTCATAAGGAAAAACCAGATATTGTTGTGTGTGATGAAGGTCACcgtttgaagaacaaagatTCCAAGATTTTGAAAGCATTACAATCCCTAGATattgagaagaaaatcaTTCTCAGTGGTACTCCGATCCAAAACGATCTCGAGGAATTCTTCACCATAATTGATTTCATAAATCCTGGTATCCTAGGCTCTTTTAGTGGAtttaaaagagaatacATAAACCCCATTGTACGTTCAAGAGATGTAAATGCAAAACATAACGAAATGCTTCTGGAGCAAGGTCTCATGAAATCGAAAGAACTAATTGATATTACAAAGCAGTTCATATTGAGACGTACAAATGACCTCTTGAATCAGTATTTACCCCCAAGAACTgatttgattattttttgcAGGCCAACGAATGATCAGATCACTGCATTCGCTGAAATTCTAAACAGAGGCCGTTTTAATTTCAGCAATATGACTTTTAACTCTTCATTAGGACTAATTACtttattcaaaaagatcTGCAATTCAACATCTTTAATAGAAGGTGATTCGTTTTATAACGAAAAGCTAAAAACTCAAAATAACACTGTTAAATCAAGTTCTAGTTCAGGGAAGTTGaaagttcttcttgcctTATTGCAGGAGATAAAGTCCAAAACAGAGGAAAAAGTTGTCGTAGTTTCAAATTACACACAGACATTGGACATCATAGAAAATCACTGCTCGTCTTTGGGCTTCTCAATTGCGAGATTGGATGGAACAACTGCGACGAAGAACCGTGGCGATATTGTGAATTCCTTCAATAACAATCCTTCCacttttgtctttcttttaaGTGCAAAATCGGGTGGTGTTGGCCTAAATTTAATTGGCGCATCAAGGTTAGTCCTTTTTGATAATGACTGGAATCCTTCTATTGATCTTCAAGCTATGTCAAGAATTCATCGTGATGGACAAAAGAAACCTTGCTATATTTATAGGTTAGTCACGACTGGTTGTATCGATGAgaagattcttcaaaggcAACTAATGAAGATTGCACTCTCTAAAAAGTTCTTAGATgacaataaaaaacaaTCCAGCAACGACGATGACTTATTCCAACAGGAAGAACTAAAGGATTTATTCACAGTTAATACTTCAACACTATCCAATACACATGACTTGATATGTAATTGCAACGGTGAAGCTGAGGATTTcgaagcagaagaagatgtggaagaagaagaagaagaagaaggaagcaaaaaggaaaaatcTATAGAATTACAAGAGCATATTCCCACAAGAAGTAGTAAGCCTACGTGGACAAGCGCCttagaaatgaaaaaatatattgaggaagaagagtctGAAAAGCAAGGATCAAAATCCGAACTAGTGCGTAACTGCTTATCGGGATATAAACACATCGATCCTCAAAGAACAGAAGACTTAATTGATGAATCTATAAGTAACGTATTCAACGAAATGCGCGATTGCATAACATATGCATTCGTTAAAGATACATAG
- the ARX1 gene encoding putative hydrolase, whose translation MSLQISKEDTQVLLKDKNVLNEPTVEKYRTAGQIAQTGLRFLINMINKMYHEKSAAPLPIHQLCLLTDSFIAECLSTKFNNKVNEKGISMPTCIDVDEINENWCPEVDDIENLQHWNQKSRNSKSIEKCNGVNSSLAGFLKVGDVAKITVGCHIDGYTCNLSHSMVIYPTVQDAASGQTVPEAALLGGKADALAATHIAVETVTNLLACANDLTKLPADFNASQVTGSLIRVVVDTIAQSYNCCVVPGSRVRRIKRFLSGQNENIIVERDFKGVIWTESHQESSMLAKTVDETAVDIKRKNPFITEDTVVPTDDFVVAKGEVYMIDLKLAPLQGLEPGLITLQTVDQFSGKSESADLIARPGAICRDFSRTHILKLRSSRQLLARLDKQGVYPTKLAHVADSFPLDTQEPDFESIKQELKPFRLGLSELANNYLTFNRDITIVKHVPWAKILELTNPAGVSSYDAMAKHKGLYPGFELPLPKLGLSNLQLKSLLKKHSSPVPVVRQCITVAICDEELLRISGKLKPNWVHSVYSMDATNNIVAGIFKLAQLSEDKRFGLKIRETQPWKMKN comes from the coding sequence TCTCAGATTCTTGATCAACATGATCAACAAGATGTACCATGAGAAGTCAGCTGCGCCACTGCCTATTCACCAGCTTTGTTTGCTTACAGACTCGTTCATTGCGGAGTGTTTGAGCACGAAGTTCAACAATAAGGTGAACGAGAAGGGTATTTCGATGCCCACCTGCATCGACGTTGACGAGATTAACGAGAACTGGTGTCCCGAAGTGGACGACATTGAGAACTTGCAGCACTGGAACCAGAAGTCGAGAAACAGCAAGTCCATTGAGAAGTGTAATGGTGTGAACTCCAGTTTAGCTGGGTTTTTGAAAGTGGGCGATGTTGCCAAGATTACAGTGGGGTGCCACATTGACGGGTACACCTGTAACTTGTCGCACTCCATGGTGATCTACCCAACGGTCCAAGACGCTGCTTCAGGCCAAACCGTGCCTGAGGCTGCTTTGCTAGGTGGTAAGGCCGATGCGCTTGCTGCCACCCATATCGCCGTCGAAACTGTGACCAACCTTTTGGCGTGCGCCAACGACTTGACCAAGCTTCCCGCTGACTTCAACGCTTCCCAGGTCACCGGGAGCTTGATCAGAGTTGTGGTCGACACCATCGCTCAGTCGTACAACTGTTGTGTCGTGCCCGGCTCTCGTGTGAGAAGAATCAAGAGATTCCTCTCGGGACAAAACGAAAATATCATTGTCGAAAGAGACTTCAAAGGTGTGATCTGGACCGAATCCCACCAGGAGTCTAGCATGCTAGCTAAGACTGTGGACGAAACCGCCGTGGACATCAAGCGCAAGAACCCATTCATCACCGAAGATACCGTGGTCCCAACCGACGACTTCGTCGTCGCCAAGGGCGAAGTCTACATGATCGACTTGAAGTTGGCCCCATTGCAGGGCCTCGAACCAGGTTTGATCACTTTGCAAACCGTGGACCAGTTCTCCGGTAAGTCAGAGTCTGCTGACTTGATCGCTAGACCAGGTGCCATCTGCCGTGACTTCTCCAGAACCCACATCCTCAAGTTGAGATCCTCAAGACAACTCTTGGCCAGATTGGACAAGCAAGGTGTCTACCCAACCAAGCTCGCCCACGTCGCCGATTCCTTCCCATTAGACACCCAGGAACCTGACTTCGAGTCCATCAAACAGGAGTTGAAGCCTTTCAGACTCGGTTTGTCAGAACTAGCCAACAACTACCTAACGTTCAACAGAGATATCACCATCGTAAAACACGTCCCTTGGGCTAAAATCCTAGAACTAACGAATCCAGCAGGTGTGTCCAGTTACGACGCCATGGCAAAGCATAAGGGTCTATACCCAGGCTTCGAACTACCACTACCAAAACTAGGTCTATCCAACCTACAATTAAAGTccttgttgaagaagcacTCTAGCCCAGTTCCTGTCGTACGTCAATGCATCACCGTCGCTATCTGCGACGAAGAATTGCTAAGAATCAGCGGTAAACTAAAACCAAACTGGGTCCATTCCGTGTACTCAATGGATGCTACAAACAACATCGTCGCTGGTATCTTTAAGCTCGCTCAATTGTCCGAGGATAAGAGATTCGGTTTGAAGATCAGAGAAACCCAACCATggaaaatgaagaactGA
- the TMS1 gene encoding Tms1p: MGMIVSLPIQMAATCFSSMVGSCCSSSLSSLGSLTSSSLMVRITYALWLLFNSVVSWISMSANKSILWPGKSCTSTGECGFFTVHRLNFALGMMHLILAAIMVNIKSTKDARATLQNKAWTFKFIFYLLLIVLAYWIPNEFYIWFSRWVSVPSGFLFILIGVVLLVDFAHEWAETCIQHVEQEDENSGFWRKLLIWSTSLMYSGSVIMMVVMFVLFCHDGCDMNRSSATINVILSLVVSVASIHPRVQEFNPKCGLAQSSMVSVYCTYLTMSAMASEPDDKLCNPLVRTSNTRKFSTVLGALFTFIAIAYTTTRAAANNALSVRSGAISLYDDDVEYSGIGESRNQLRLQAIKQAVEEGALPQSALLDYEAEQQRMLMHDGSASSEDDEFHVTKYNYSLFHFIFFLATQWIVILLTINVTQDDVGDFIPVGRTYFYSWVKIISAWICYGLYGWTLFAPIIMPDRFEYEF; this comes from the coding sequence ATGGGTATGATAGTTTCTTTACCAATACAGATGGCCGCCACttgcttttcttctatGGTGGGGTCATGCTGTTCTTCGTCTTTATCGTCATTAGGTTCGCTTACATCTTCGTCATTAATGGTACGTATAACGTACGCTTTGTGGCTTCTTTTTAACTCTGTGGTGTCATGGATATCGATGTCTGCGAATAAATCCATTCTATGGCCAGGAAAGTCGTGTACAAGCACAGGAGAATGTGGGTTTTTCACCGTTCACCGGTTAAATTTTGCACTAGGTATGATGCACCTCATATTGGCAGCTATTATGGTCAATATCAAGTCCACAAAAGATGCTAGAGCAACATTACAGAATAAAGCGTGGACTTTTAAGTTTATATTTTACTTGTTACTGATTGTTTTGGCATATTGGATACCAAATGAGTTCTACATATGGTTTTCTAGATGGGTCAGTGTTCCAAGTggatttttgtttatattAATAGGAGTGGTACTCTTGGTGGACTTTGCCCATGAATGGGCTGAGACTTGTATTCAACATGTTgagcaagaagatgagAACTCCGGATTTTGGCGTAAACTTTTGATATGGAGCACCAGTCTAATGTATTCCGGAAGCGTAATTATGATGGTTGTAATGTTTGTATTATTCTGCCACGACGGATGTGATATGAACAGATCAAGTGCAACGATAAATGTGATACTTTCCCTGGTGGTATCTGTTGCTTCGATACACCCAAGGGTGCAAGAATTTAATCCAAAATGTGGTTTGGCGCAGAGCTCTATGGTTTCTGTTTATTGTACCTATCTAACCATGAGTGCCATGGCCAGTGAGCCTGATGACAAGTTATGCAATCCTTTAGTTCGCACGAGTAACACCAGAAAATTCAGCACGGTATTAGGAGCTTTGTTCACTTTCATTGCTATCGCTTATACCACAACTAGAGCTGCAGCAAACAATGCGCTAAGTGTTAGAAGCGGGGCCATATCTCTatacgatgatgatgtgGAATACTCGGGAATTGGTGAGTCACGCAACCAGCTGAGACTACAAGCCATTAAGCAAGCAGTGGAGGAAGGAGCTCTACCGCAGTCAGCTTTACTTGATTACGAAGCAGAACAACAGAGGATGCTAATGCATGACGGATCCGCTAGTTCagaggatgatgaattcCATGTAACAAAATACAATTACTCATTGTTCCatttcatatttttcttaGCTACACAATGGATCGTTATACTTTTGACTATAAACGTGACGCAGGATGACGTTGGAGATTTCATTCCTGTTGGTAGAACATATTTCTATTCCTGGGTTAAGATTATTAGCGCATGGATATGCTACGGTTTATACGGCTGGACCTTATTTGCACCAATTATCATGCCAGACAGATTTGAGTATGAATTTTAG
- the DMC1 gene encoding recombinase DMC1: MSTETETTSSIVSIDELQNFGINASDITKLKSAGIFTVNTALSTTRRNLCKVRGLSEVKVEKIKEAANKIITVGFIPATLQWQIRQSVLSISTGSKQFDSILGGGIMTMSITEVFGEFRCGKTQLSHTMCVTAQLPKELNGPEGKVAYIDTEGTFRPERIKQIAQGYDLDPEACLENISYARALNSEHQMELLEQLGEELSSGEYRLLIVDSIMANFRVDYSGRGELNERQQKLNQHLSRLNRVAEENNIAVFMTNQVQSDPGASALFASADGRKPIGGHVLAHASATRILLRKGRGDERVAKLQDSPDMPEKECVYVIGERGIMDSDE; this comes from the coding sequence ATGTCTACAGAAACGGAAACTACTAGCAGCATTGTCTCTATCGATGAGCTACAGAACTTCGGAATCAACGCTTCTGATATCACCAAATTGAAGAGTGCTGGAATATTCACTGTTAATACTGCATTGTCTACCACCAGGAGAAACTTGTGCAAAGTTAGAGGCTTATCTGAAGTGAAAGTTGAGAAGATTAAAGAAGCAGCCAATAAGATCATAACAGTAGGGTTTATTCCCGCTACGTTACAATGGCAGATACGCCAATCTGTTCTCTCTATTTCTACAGGATCAAAACAGTTCGACTCTATACTAGGTGGCGGGATCATGACCATGTCGATAACGGAAGTATTTGGGGAATTTCGGTGCGGTAAGACGCAATTATCGCACACTATGTGCGTCACTGCACAGCTACCCAAGGAGCTCAACGGTCCTGAAGGAAAGGTAGCTTACATCGACACCGAAGGGACTTTTAGACCGGAAAGAATCAAACAGATCGCGCAAGGTTATGATTTGGACCCGGAAGCGTGTCTAGAGAACATATCGTACGCCAGAGCACTAAACAGCGAACACCAGATGGAATTACTTGAGCAATTGGGAGAAGAGCTTTCAAGCGGCGAGTACAGGTTGTTGATAGTTGATTCAATAATGGCTAATTTCAGAGTTGATTATTCTGGACGTGGTGAGCTTAACGAAAGGCAGCAGAAGTTAAATCAACATCTTTCACGGTTGAATAGAGTGGCAGAAGAGAACAACATAGCAGTTTTCATGACAAACCAAGTGCAAAGTGATCCCGGTGCATCTGCTTTATTCGCCAGTGCCGATGGAAGGAAACCTATTGGAGGGCATGTCTTAGCGCATGCTAGTGCTACCAGAATTTTATTAAGGAAAGGTAGAGGCGACGAACGTGTCGCTAAGCTACAGGATTCTCCAGACATGCCTGAAAAAGAATGTGTTTATGTTATCGGGGAAAGAGGTATTATGGACTCAGACGAATGA
- the SLO1 gene encoding Slo1p yields the protein MSESNETNSKTNSDGLAEKTKILRDTLDLLLNKSIEQRRICEELKQENKYLQDYIDNLMGMGDVLSK from the coding sequence ATGTCTGAATCAAACGAAACCAACAGCAAAACGAATTCTGATGGACTAGCTGAGAAAACCAAGATTTTACGCGATACTCTCGATCTACTATTGAATAAGTCTATTGAACAACGTCGAATTTGCGAAGAATTAAAGCAGGAGAACAAATATCTACAGGACTATATTGATAATTTGATGGGTATGGGTGATGTTTTGAGCAAATGA